One segment of Corynebacterium caspium DSM 44850 DNA contains the following:
- a CDS encoding TadA family conjugal transfer-associated ATPase, protein MDKQAQEKLVRAVQRSLVDRYGSGLGADSAQLASLVREHAGVISDLSLLEVLRALRNDSTGVGILEPLVCLPEVTDVLVNGPRQVWVDRGKGLVKSDICFSNEADIRRLATRLVVNSGGRLDDSHPYADARLPRLDGTTLRIHAVIPPLAHGGTCLSLRVLRPSSLDLQALIARGAVAPAAASHLRKMLEKRAAFLIVGGTGSGKTTLLAALLQSLPATERLVCIEDTPELSTSIHPHLVPLAARGANVEGRGEISLTMLLRQALRMRPDRIIVGEIRGGEIVDLLSALNTGHEGGAGTLHANNLEEVPARLEALCALGGLGRKEAHSQILAAVKNIVVMQRTPAGQRELTHIGRLFDSGGLAVETIWEK, encoded by the coding sequence ATGGATAAGCAGGCCCAAGAAAAACTAGTGCGGGCAGTCCAACGAAGTTTGGTGGATCGCTATGGCAGTGGTTTGGGGGCTGATAGTGCGCAATTAGCTAGCTTAGTGCGCGAACATGCGGGCGTTATTAGTGATCTCAGCTTATTAGAAGTGTTGCGGGCTTTAAGAAATGATTCCACTGGAGTTGGTATTTTAGAGCCCCTGGTATGTCTGCCAGAGGTTACTGATGTGCTGGTAAATGGGCCGCGCCAGGTTTGGGTGGATCGGGGTAAAGGACTGGTTAAAAGCGATATTTGCTTTAGTAATGAAGCAGATATTAGGCGCTTGGCAACACGGTTAGTGGTAAATTCTGGCGGGCGGTTAGATGATTCTCACCCATATGCAGATGCTCGCTTGCCGCGCTTAGATGGCACCACTTTGCGTATCCACGCGGTAATTCCACCATTGGCACATGGCGGAACCTGCCTAAGTTTGCGCGTCCTTCGTCCTAGTAGTTTGGATCTGCAGGCCTTAATAGCGCGCGGTGCAGTAGCCCCAGCGGCGGCTAGCCATTTGCGGAAGATGCTGGAAAAACGGGCCGCCTTCCTTATCGTAGGCGGTACCGGTAGTGGGAAAACAACACTTCTAGCAGCACTTTTGCAAAGCTTGCCTGCAACCGAGCGGCTAGTGTGTATCGAAGACACCCCCGAACTCAGCACCAGTATCCATCCGCATCTAGTGCCCTTAGCTGCCCGGGGTGCCAATGTGGAAGGCCGCGGAGAAATTAGCTTAACGATGCTGCTTCGCCAAGCCTTGCGTATGCGCCCCGACCGGATCATCGTAGGAGAGATTCGTGGGGGAGAAATCGTGGATCTATTAAGTGCCTTAAATACAGGTCATGAGGGCGGTGCTGGGACTTTACACGCCAATAACTTAGAAGAAGTGCCTGCACGTTTGGAAGCCTTATGTGCCTTGGGTGGGTTGGGGAGGAAAGAGGCTCATAGTCAGATTTTGGCAGCGGTGAAAAATATTGTGGTTATGCAGCGCACCCCAGCTGGGCAACGAGAATTAACCCATATTGGACGTCTATTTGATAGCGGAGGCTTAGCGGTGGAAACGATATGGGAGAAATAA
- a CDS encoding type II secretion system F family protein has translation MGEITAAAWIIAAIVILLWGPPTPLVRLGLTGVNGVGDRRWRMRLKNQLGLNIAILSAIGGGIILWGRASILISLGIIIATATWRVRKYQQQHLRTGESLSAEAFLAAVVSQLQAGSSPQQAVEIAAETHPCIASQQLLATAYGAAPESRLAALWVAAREHGISIAPLLAAEEEGLKQQRRLAKRIQALLSGPKATAIILAFLPAAGLGLGSAMGAKPIAFLLGGGFGGIALISGIALIAGGLVWSEVLIGRVGGNI, from the coding sequence ATGGGAGAAATAACGGCTGCTGCGTGGATTATCGCAGCAATAGTGATATTGCTGTGGGGACCACCCACACCGCTGGTGCGCCTTGGTTTAACAGGAGTTAATGGTGTGGGGGATCGCAGGTGGAGAATGCGGTTAAAAAACCAACTGGGGCTAAATATAGCTATTTTATCTGCTATTGGTGGGGGAATTATTTTATGGGGTCGGGCCTCAATTTTAATAAGTTTGGGAATAATTATTGCCACAGCTACGTGGCGAGTACGCAAATATCAACAGCAACACCTGCGTACCGGGGAAAGCCTGAGTGCAGAAGCCTTTTTAGCAGCCGTAGTAAGCCAATTACAGGCCGGTTCCAGCCCGCAGCAGGCAGTAGAAATTGCGGCAGAAACGCATCCTTGCATCGCCAGCCAGCAGCTTTTAGCCACCGCATATGGGGCCGCACCGGAAAGTCGATTAGCTGCGTTATGGGTGGCTGCTAGAGAACACGGTATAAGTATTGCGCCGCTATTAGCAGCCGAAGAAGAGGGGCTTAAGCAGCAACGTCGACTAGCAAAAAGAATTCAAGCTCTGTTAAGTGGGCCTAAAGCCACGGCAATCATCTTGGCATTTTTACCTGCAGCTGGCTTGGGCTTAGGAAGCGCGATGGGAGCTAAACCAATAGCTTTTCTTCTCGGAGGAGGCTTTGGCGGCATAGCTTTAATAAGTGGTATTGCTTTAATCGCCGGGGGTTTGGTTTGGTCAGAGGTATTAATCGGGAGAGTCGGGGGAAATATATGA
- a CDS encoding DUF4244 domain-containing protein, with protein sequence MLIVRLVANLQEKQRKITQVLANDEGMTTLEYALGLVAAAALAGVLYVIVKSPAVYSAFEGIITDALANGSG encoded by the coding sequence ATGTTAATAGTTCGTTTAGTAGCCAATCTGCAGGAAAAGCAGCGCAAAATTACCCAAGTATTGGCCAATGATGAAGGCATGACTACCTTGGAATATGCCTTGGGATTAGTTGCAGCCGCAGCTTTAGCAGGGGTGCTCTATGTAATTGTTAAAAGCCCAGCTGTATATAGCGCTTTTGAAGGAATTATTACCGATGCTTTGGCTAATGGATCCGGTTAA
- a CDS encoding Rv3654c family TadE-like protein has protein sequence MQMANKTTNFGRLDDSGYISVFTAITTLALASAVGIVVLISTAVIHGHQAQVAADLVATTAAYEYFFGDNACLLAREVAEINHAELQDCVVDTDTGDVQVAVAVGKRVQKARAGPL, from the coding sequence ATGCAAATGGCCAATAAAACTACTAATTTCGGACGTCTTGATGATTCTGGATATATCTCAGTATTTACCGCCATTACTACCCTGGCCCTAGCGAGCGCGGTCGGAATTGTGGTGTTAATAAGTACTGCGGTAATCCACGGACATCAAGCCCAAGTAGCCGCAGATTTGGTAGCAACTACCGCCGCTTATGAATATTTTTTCGGCGATAATGCTTGTCTGCTAGCGCGCGAGGTCGCCGAAATAAATCACGCCGAACTCCAAGACTGCGTGGTTGATACAGATACCGGAGATGTCCAGGTTGCAGTGGCAGTGGGCAAGCGCGTGCAAAAAGCGCGTGCCGGGCCGCTCTAA
- a CDS encoding DEAD/DEAH box helicase, translated as MNPNSWGAEISTSLIAEFPDSACTYLGTLPAREAKYIPWPEWVYPPLRQQLVDKGVRQLYEHQARAATAAWEGHHVVLATGTSSGKSLAYQLPVLSKLAQDVDPLGCALYLTPTKALGSDQLRSINQLCQQVSGLETLFPAPYDGDTEQEIRAGIREHSRYILSNPDMLHTGILRNHQRFARFFRHLRFVIIDECHTYRGVFGANIALVLQRLRRIAQAYGADPVFILASATANDPAAQAAKLIGVDITAITAITNDAAPHGERTLMLWQPAILPDTHGVNGAPVRRAATSEAADLMASLIGIGARTITFVRSRRSAEVVALRTAESLRTAGRADDATRVAAYRAGYLAEDRRRLEKDLEDGSLLGVATTSALELGVDIGGLDAVVTAGYPGTIASFWQQAGRAGRRGQGSLVVFVARDEPLDNYLAHHPEALLGRPVEKAVFNPQNPYILRGHLYCAALEKPLSPADLSNFGAHAVAEALVAEGYLRRRANGWLYPAPFSAAATAQTEFSPDTAHSVLNLRGSAANEVLIADATDGRLLGTISADRAPGIVHPGAVYLHQGESFLIDELDLAGGVALAHPEEPAYATFPRSETNIRILSEPNSTEVYQLGPGVWVSNVEVEVTNRVTSYVMKYSGDTPETQVPLDMPAHILNTRAVAYTVDPLVLSAMGITDAAIPGTLHAAEHAAIGLLPLIATCDRWDIGGVSTALHQDTLLPTVFVYDGNPGGAGFADEGFRRFKTWITATFEAVRSCECTSGCPSCVQSPKCGNGNNPLDKAGAIKLLSGLVSLLDS; from the coding sequence ATTAACCCAAATTCTTGGGGCGCAGAAATATCTACCTCCCTGATTGCAGAATTTCCAGATTCTGCTTGCACTTATTTAGGTACTCTTCCGGCGCGCGAAGCTAAATATATTCCCTGGCCAGAGTGGGTATATCCGCCACTGCGACAACAATTAGTGGATAAAGGAGTTAGGCAGCTCTACGAACACCAAGCCCGTGCAGCTACAGCTGCTTGGGAAGGACATCACGTCGTTCTAGCTACTGGGACATCCTCGGGAAAATCTTTGGCTTATCAGTTGCCAGTACTTTCAAAACTGGCCCAAGACGTGGATCCTTTAGGGTGTGCCCTTTATTTAACTCCCACCAAGGCTTTAGGATCTGATCAACTTCGCTCGATTAATCAGCTCTGCCAGCAAGTTTCCGGCTTAGAGACGCTTTTTCCTGCACCTTATGATGGCGATACTGAGCAGGAAATACGTGCTGGTATCCGGGAGCATTCGCGCTATATCTTAAGTAATCCAGATATGTTGCATACGGGAATATTGCGTAATCATCAGCGCTTTGCCCGCTTTTTTCGGCATTTACGGTTTGTGATTATTGACGAATGCCATACTTATCGCGGAGTTTTTGGAGCCAATATCGCTTTGGTGCTGCAGCGTTTACGTCGGATAGCCCAAGCATATGGTGCAGATCCGGTATTTATTTTGGCCTCTGCCACTGCTAATGATCCAGCTGCACAGGCTGCCAAACTTATTGGTGTAGATATAACGGCGATCACCGCTATTACTAACGATGCAGCACCCCATGGCGAACGCACCTTAATGCTTTGGCAGCCTGCGATTTTGCCGGATACACACGGGGTTAATGGGGCTCCTGTGCGCCGCGCCGCGACTTCTGAAGCTGCAGATCTAATGGCATCTTTGATTGGAATTGGGGCTCGTACCATTACGTTTGTGCGCTCTAGGCGCAGTGCTGAGGTAGTTGCGCTGCGCACAGCAGAGTCTTTGCGCACTGCAGGTAGGGCTGACGATGCCACGAGGGTGGCGGCTTACCGCGCAGGTTATTTAGCAGAGGATCGTAGGCGTTTAGAAAAAGATCTTGAAGACGGTTCACTTCTAGGGGTCGCTACCACCAGCGCTTTAGAACTTGGGGTGGATATCGGCGGCTTGGATGCTGTCGTTACTGCTGGTTATCCCGGCACTATTGCTTCTTTTTGGCAACAGGCAGGCCGGGCTGGAAGGCGCGGCCAAGGTTCTTTGGTGGTATTTGTGGCCCGCGATGAACCTTTGGATAATTATTTGGCGCACCATCCTGAAGCATTATTGGGCCGTCCAGTAGAAAAAGCTGTTTTTAATCCTCAAAATCCATATATTTTGCGAGGACATCTTTACTGTGCCGCCTTAGAAAAACCTTTAAGCCCTGCTGATCTCAGTAATTTTGGGGCACATGCAGTAGCTGAAGCTCTAGTTGCTGAAGGCTATTTAAGACGTCGAGCTAATGGCTGGCTTTATCCCGCACCATTTAGTGCTGCGGCAACTGCGCAGACAGAATTTTCTCCCGATACGGCGCACTCAGTTTTGAATCTGCGCGGGAGTGCTGCAAACGAAGTTTTAATTGCTGATGCCACTGACGGGCGCCTACTTGGCACGATCTCTGCTGACCGCGCCCCTGGCATTGTGCATCCCGGCGCGGTATATCTACATCAGGGTGAATCCTTTCTAATAGATGAGTTAGATCTAGCTGGCGGGGTAGCTCTGGCGCATCCGGAAGAACCGGCATATGCTACTTTTCCTCGTTCTGAGACCAATATTCGAATATTATCCGAGCCAAATTCCACGGAGGTTTATCAGCTCGGACCTGGAGTGTGGGTTTCAAATGTGGAGGTAGAAGTAACAAATCGGGTTACTAGTTATGTGATGAAATATAGTGGCGATACCCCAGAAACTCAGGTGCCATTGGATATGCCCGCGCATATTCTAAATACCCGCGCAGTGGCTTATACCGTGGATCCTTTAGTACTTAGCGCCATGGGCATTACAGATGCCGCCATTCCGGGCACCTTGCACGCAGCTGAACACGCTGCCATAGGCTTATTACCGCTAATTGCTACTTGTGATCGCTGGGATATTGGCGGAGTTTCTACTGCGCTGCATCAAGATACTTTATTACCCACAGTCTTTGTTTATGACGGGAATCCAGGTGGCGCCGGCTTCGCTGACGAAGGTTTCCGACGCTTTAAGACCTGGATAACCGCCACATTTGAAGCTGTGCGCTCATGTGAGTGCACCAGCGGTTGCCCCTCTTGTGTGCAGTCTCCCAAATGCGGCAATGGCAATAATCCACTAGATAAGGCTGGAGCTATCAAACTACTTAGTGGTTTAGTCTCCTTGCTGGATTCTTAA
- a CDS encoding cold-shock protein, translating to MAQGTVKWFNAEKGFGFIAPEDGSADVFVHYSEVQGSGFRTLEENQKVEFEVGEGAKGPQAQQVRAL from the coding sequence ATGGCACAGGGAACTGTAAAATGGTTCAACGCTGAAAAAGGTTTCGGCTTCATCGCTCCTGAAGATGGATCCGCAGACGTATTCGTTCACTACTCCGAGGTACAGGGCTCCGGCTTCCGTACTCTCGAAGAGAACCAAAAGGTTGAATTCGAAGTAGGCGAAGGCGCTAAGGGTCCGCAGGCCCAGCAGGTACGCGCTCTTTAA
- a CDS encoding LGFP repeat-containing protein: protein MRSDKEGIPGRFTKEEADRAELQEAKKLQTTRAAGYRNSPNTCRTYWPSPYQVCGAIRQRYDELGGPRSFLTWPTSHELGVPDGRGRRNTFINGHIY, encoded by the coding sequence ATGCGCTCTGATAAAGAAGGGATACCTGGCAGGTTTACTAAGGAGGAAGCAGACCGGGCCGAATTACAAGAAGCCAAAAAACTTCAGACCACCCGAGCTGCAGGATATCGAAATTCTCCAAATACTTGTCGGACATATTGGCCTAGTCCCTACCAAGTATGTGGGGCTATCAGGCAACGATACGATGAACTCGGCGGGCCACGCAGTTTTCTTACCTGGCCCACGTCCCACGAACTCGGTGTTCCTGATGGAAGAGGACGCCGTAATACCTTCATCAATGGGCATATTTACTAG
- a CDS encoding (deoxy)nucleoside triphosphate pyrophosphohydrolase: MAELLDVVGAVIHRDGLILATRRSRGATKSPGLWEFPGGKIEAQETPQQALAREIAEELRCRVAVGQLVHDGTSAGIRLRTYLCTITANNPELVEHGEFRWMVPADLPQLNWGVADLATVELLATGKIKI, encoded by the coding sequence ATGGCTGAGTTACTAGATGTTGTCGGCGCTGTAATCCACCGTGATGGACTAATTTTAGCCACCCGACGCAGCCGCGGAGCCACAAAATCTCCTGGCCTCTGGGAATTTCCCGGCGGTAAAATTGAAGCGCAGGAAACTCCGCAGCAAGCTTTAGCTCGAGAGATTGCCGAAGAATTGCGCTGCCGAGTAGCCGTAGGCCAATTGGTGCACGATGGCACAAGCGCTGGAATCCGGTTACGCACCTACTTATGCACTATCACTGCAAATAATCCCGAACTTGTAGAACACGGTGAATTTCGGTGGATGGTTCCAGCTGATTTGCCGCAGCTTAACTGGGGTGTGGCAGATCTAGCTACTGTGGAGCTGCTTGCTACCGGCAAAATTAAGATTTAG